A window of the Procambarus clarkii isolate CNS0578487 chromosome 77, FALCON_Pclarkii_2.0, whole genome shotgun sequence genome harbors these coding sequences:
- the LOC138357353 gene encoding uncharacterized protein translates to MVLEVEDLNPMEGRYWFPVWQKFVRRERAQPKDLERWLSLMEEIDIVALTETWVNVESGELLAECPMCGFRLFHTDRCIGRGGGVAMCVGDSLKCSLGEGIKTEPRTEAVWIELDEEADDIMVGVMCGPPSLDRVGAGHLWDEMSRASRSSSIYVVGDFNFGGVGWLNKAGSGEAEDFLELVDDCFLAQHVGEPAREGDILDLVLTNREAQVGDVEVGSELGSSDRKEVRFGMEWSGPVGEGSVGVPDFRKADFGSLGGFLGQIDWRSLGVGCGPVLERDVGPAVGDLSGDFDVDSMYNLFENILGGAQERGVPCKLSGSCASDPEWMTEGLKSLVGGGRAWYKRIEGGEVTLEQEFVQLVRNVRKEMGKAKGNYEVRVAGRAGTGPKGFFRLYRAGTGEGMGPLKTETGQVTDGDGEMSGIFDKCFVSVFTGEELGSVPSAEQVCVGGDGDGLTSLAVAREDVLEQVVKLEPNRSPGPDGVFAGVLGECKEELCDPLSTIFDGSVESGRVPEFWKVANHC, encoded by the exons aggaAATTGATAttgttgcacttaccgaaacgtgggtgAATGTAGAAAGTGGAGAACTGTTGGCTGAATGTCCAATGTGTGGATTTAGActgtttcacacagatagatgtattggacgaggaggtggagtggccatgTGTGTTGGGGACAGTTTGAAGTGTAGTCTCGGAGAGGGAATCAAAACGGAGCCACGCACGGAAGCTGTTTGGATTGAATTAGACGAGGAAGCTGATGATATTATGGTAGGAGTAATGTGTGGGCCGCCAAGTTTGGACAGAGTGGGGGCggggcatctatgggatgaaatgtctagagcatctagatctagcaGTATTTATGtcgtgggtgactttaattttggcGGAGTGGGCTGGTTGAACAAAGCAGGGAGTGGTGAAGCAGAGGATTTTCTGGAATtggttgacgattgctttcttgcgCAACACGTTGGGGAGCCGGCGCGGGAAGGTGATATTTTGGATTTAGTGTTGACTAACAGGGAAGCGCAGGTTGGTGACGTCGAGGTAGGGAGTGAGCTGGGGAGCAGTGATCGCAAAGAGGTCAGATTTGGCATGGAATGGAGTGGACCAGTGGGGGAGGGTTCTGTTggggtgccagattttcgaaaggcTGATTTTGGTAGCCTAGGaggttttttgggtcaaattgattggaggagcttgggtgtggggtgtgggccggtcttggagcgagacgtgggCCCAGCGGTGGGTGACTTaagtggggatttcgatgtggattcgatGTATAACTTATTTGAGAATATTCTGGGCGGAGCACAGGAGCGTGGTGTGCCATGCAAGTTGAGTGGATCGTGTGCTAGTGACCCAGAGTGGATGACAGAGGGTTTGAAGAGCCTTGTAGGGGGggggagagcttggtacaaaaggattgagGGTGGGGAGGTTACTTTGgagcaggaattcgtacaactggttagaaatgttaggaAGGAGATGGGGAAAgcaaagggaaactatgaagtcCGCGTGGCGGGGCGGGCGGGGACAGGTCCTAAGGGGTTTTTTCGGTTATATCGTGCTGGGACTGGGGAAGGGATGGGTCCATTGAAAACTGAGACGGGTCAGGTAACGGATGGTGATGGGGAGATGAGTGGTATTTTTGATAAatgttttgtatctgtatttactgggGAGGAACTTGGCAGTGTGCCTTCGGCCGAGCAAGTCTGTGTGGGTGGGGACGGGGACGGGTTGACGAGTTTGGCGGttgccagggaggatgttcttgagCAGGTAGTGAAACTCGAGCCAAACaggtccccagggccggatggggTGTTTGCTGGGGTGCTTggggaatgcaaagaggagctttgtgacccactgtcaaccatatttgatGGATCAGTGGAGTCGGGCagggtgccagagttttggaaggttgctaat cattgttga